Proteins from one candidate division WOR-3 bacterium genomic window:
- the purB gene encoding adenylosuccinate lyase, with the protein MIERYFTAEMSQLWSEETKFKYWLLVESAVAKAQAQLGIIPQTLFPKLNRVKINVPEIETIEKTVQHDVIAFLKSIEKQLGKDAQYLHFGLTSYDIVDTALSLRCLRACNYILEKLHELAKTIKKLAIKHKFTLMIGRTHGVHAQPITFGVKCLAWYQEIQRNILRIETTRKNLSYGKISGAVGVYTELNPQVELIALKRLGLKPEPISTQIIPRDRYAELLTALAILAAGLERIATEIRNLQRTEIGELAEPFGKAQRGSSAMPHKKNPIICERICSLARLVRSYVPVGLENVVQWHERDLTNSANERIIIPSATSLVHYMIIQLNKVLAGLVVDTAKMKENLDKSKEQFFSQSLMMALIKKGVARDQAYALVQRLAFQAKAQDEYLSKIVLDDKEAGKLFTEKEIKQIFSYQDLAEKINFIYKRVLKKKPL; encoded by the coding sequence GTGATTGAACGATACTTCACCGCCGAAATGTCACAATTATGGTCTGAAGAAACTAAATTTAAGTATTGGCTTTTAGTGGAATCTGCTGTTGCCAAGGCTCAAGCCCAATTAGGGATTATTCCCCAAACATTATTTCCGAAACTTAACCGAGTCAAGATTAATGTGCCAGAGATTGAAACCATTGAAAAAACTGTCCAGCACGATGTTATCGCCTTTCTTAAATCGATTGAGAAGCAATTGGGTAAAGACGCGCAATATTTACACTTTGGGTTAACTTCTTATGACATTGTTGATACCGCATTATCTTTAAGATGTCTAAGGGCTTGCAATTATATTCTTGAAAAACTCCACGAACTTGCCAAGACAATTAAAAAACTTGCCATAAAACACAAATTTACTTTAATGATAGGTAGAACGCATGGAGTTCATGCGCAACCGATTACTTTTGGTGTGAAATGTCTTGCTTGGTATCAAGAAATTCAGCGTAATATTTTAAGGATAGAAACGACCCGGAAAAATCTTAGTTACGGCAAAATATCGGGCGCAGTTGGAGTTTATACGGAACTGAATCCTCAGGTTGAATTAATTGCATTAAAGCGCTTGGGTTTAAAGCCTGAGCCTATTTCTACGCAGATTATTCCTCGTGACCGATATGCCGAACTATTAACCGCATTAGCAATCTTGGCTGCTGGTTTAGAACGCATTGCCACCGAAATTAGAAACTTACAACGAACTGAAATTGGTGAACTGGCTGAGCCCTTCGGCAAAGCCCAAAGGGGTTCTTCGGCAATGCCTCACAAAAAGAATCCAATTATTTGTGAGCGCATTTGTAGTTTAGCCCGTCTTGTCAGAAGTTATGTGCCGGTGGGATTAGAAAATGTTGTGCAGTGGCACGAACGGGATTTGACCAATTCGGCAAACGAGCGTATCATAATTCCTTCGGCAACGAGTTTAGTCCATTATATGATTATCCAATTAAATAAAGTCTTAGCAGGATTAGTGGTTGATACTGCTAAAATGAAAGAGAATTTAGATAAATCGAAAGAACAGTTCTTTTCCCAGAGTTTAATGATGGCGCTTATTAAAAAAGGCGTCGCGCGGGACCAGGCTTATGCATTAGTGCAAAGATTGGCATTTCAGGCTAAAGCCCAAGATGAGTATTTAAGCAAAATTGTTTTAGATGATAAAGAAGCCGGCAAGTTATTTACCGAAAAAGAAATTAAACAGATTTTTTCCTATCAAGATTTAGCAGAAAAGATAAACTTTATATATAAACGCGTATTAAAAAAGAAGCCATTGTGA